GGTTTCGTCATGCTGGTGTTGCTCGGTTTCGAACTCGCCACCGGAAACTTCGCTCTACTTCCTGCGGCATGGATGGACGGGCGCATTTCCGCCGGCGCGCTCCTGCGCAACTGGTTCTGGGTCTTGATCGGCAACCTGCTTGGCAGCGTCTTTTATGCTGTTCTGTTCTATCTCGCAATTACGAATTTCGGCACCAGCAACGGGGGCGCGCTGGCCGACCTGGTCCGGCAGACCGCCCAGAAAAAAACGCTCGGCTACGCGGCACTGGGAGCGAGCGGCTGGGGCGCGGCATTTGTGAAAGCAATCCTCTGCAACTGGATGGTCACGACCGGAACGATGCTGGCTTTCGTTTCTCGGTCGACGATCGGCAAAATCGCGGCGATGTGGCTGCCGATCACGATCTTCTTTGCGCATGGCTATGAACACTCGGTC
The sequence above is a segment of the Terriglobia bacterium genome. Coding sequences within it:
- a CDS encoding formate/nitrite transporter family protein; this encodes MDYVIPAEVVSNALDAAVKKSNLLIRDMLIRGALSGVFLAYATSLVFVALSQGLPALVGAIIFPVGFVMLVLLGFELATGNFALLPAAWMDGRISAGALLRNWFWVLIGNLLGSVFYAVLFYLAITNFGTSNGGALADLVRQTAQKKTLGYAALGASGWGAAFVKAILCNWMVTTGTMLAFVSRSTIGKIAAMWLPITIFFAHGYEHSVVNMFVIPAGMLLGAPVSLKQWWLWNQIPVTLGNILAGALLTGIVLWYTFARTEASTNQTSEAPAAEAVATGD